Proteins from a single region of Siphonobacter curvatus:
- a CDS encoding SusC/RagA family TonB-linked outer membrane protein, giving the protein MKQYYLLLLAFLCLAVTSEGWTQTTTVKGVARAKDTGEVLPGVSILVKGTTSGTVTNAVGVYSLSVPDANATLIFSFVGYTPQEIALAGRTTLDVELESDDKKLNEVVVIGYGQVNRRDLTGSVSTVKGQDLLRNIPVSVNQSLQGQIAGVNVNKGDGAPGGGISMTIRGANSFTGSEPLYVIDGIPFTSAATPAGAEGSMQTINVLANMNPQDIESIEVLKDASATAIYGSRGANGVVLITTKKGKAGKDRVEFTTNLSLGRVSKRIPMLNGYQYALFQNEAYANASKYIGTTLEVPFPGKIGRDPVLGENTYLPGPEDYRDGLPEGTQYPAGFKGTNWQDEVFRPAVTQDYTLSVSGGNDRGTYLISGNYLDQQGVLLNSGFKRYSLQFNLERKIGKLLTIGTSNNIAYTTYQLGKTNTSGAQPSLISSTIFFPSTYPVNDPNSAFRESLINTSNLANPYKTTQSARDFTYSTRVYTTAFAQLNFTPALNFRQRMGYNYNLNSREIYYGRDLNEGRTPVNGFGMVSDNNYSQLTMESILTYIKTFGTKHNINAVAAYTYEKGVSEYKTMSATGFPTDLTKNFNLRAGLRPSPLQNGRNDNALMSVLGRVNYSYDGKYLFTASFRRDGSSKFAIRNKWANFASFALAWNAGEEEFIRNLGVFSTLKVRTSVGQTGNQGIGPYGSIYATTIANVPFGGSEQSGFAVDNGRGLVDPNIKWETTTQYDFGVDFGFMNNRFNVTVDLYKKHTKDLLQTIQIAPSNGFNTMLTNYGTVENKGLEITAVGTLVQQNAFKWDLNANISFNRNKIMDLPADQFAQRLYYSYDNIFIQRNGYPIGTIYGLVEDGYYDDIAEVRADPQFANWSETQLRSKLGEIKYKNMDNNPASISESTDRTIIGNTNPDFTYGFTNNFSYKGFNLSIFFQGVQGGNIVNTNLLKVRMNQLGNVPQWAYDTRWTEDNKADAKWPRADASQVRVMLFSDRYLEDASYLRLKTVNLGYTFKTPVKYVESLNVYGSLGNLLTFSKYSWYDPDVNSFGGDASRRGVDMNSYPNNRTITLGFKASF; this is encoded by the coding sequence ATGAAACAATACTATCTATTGTTGCTAGCTTTCTTGTGCCTGGCGGTGACCTCAGAAGGCTGGACTCAGACTACCACCGTCAAAGGCGTGGCTCGGGCCAAAGACACGGGCGAAGTACTTCCGGGCGTCAGTATCCTCGTCAAAGGAACGACCTCGGGAACGGTCACCAATGCCGTGGGGGTGTACAGCCTATCCGTACCCGATGCCAACGCTACACTGATTTTTTCTTTTGTTGGCTACACGCCGCAGGAAATAGCCCTAGCGGGACGTACAACGCTGGACGTTGAGCTGGAATCAGACGACAAAAAACTCAATGAAGTCGTTGTTATTGGCTACGGGCAAGTGAACCGCCGGGACCTTACCGGTTCGGTATCGACCGTGAAAGGACAGGATTTGTTACGCAACATTCCCGTAAGCGTCAACCAAAGTTTACAGGGACAAATTGCGGGCGTAAACGTCAACAAAGGCGACGGTGCTCCAGGTGGTGGCATCAGCATGACCATTCGCGGAGCCAACTCTTTCACGGGTAGCGAACCGCTGTACGTCATCGACGGTATTCCGTTCACCTCCGCCGCTACGCCCGCCGGAGCCGAGGGTTCCATGCAAACCATCAATGTACTGGCCAACATGAACCCGCAGGACATCGAGAGCATCGAAGTACTCAAGGATGCCTCCGCCACCGCCATTTACGGTTCGCGGGGAGCCAACGGAGTGGTATTGATCACGACGAAAAAAGGCAAAGCCGGAAAAGATCGCGTAGAATTCACCACCAACCTGAGTCTGGGCCGGGTATCAAAACGCATTCCGATGCTGAATGGCTATCAGTACGCACTGTTTCAAAACGAAGCTTACGCTAACGCTAGTAAGTACATCGGCACGACGTTGGAAGTGCCTTTTCCGGGGAAAATTGGCCGCGACCCGGTATTGGGTGAAAACACGTACCTGCCCGGACCGGAAGACTACCGTGACGGTTTACCCGAAGGCACCCAGTATCCGGCTGGTTTCAAAGGTACCAACTGGCAGGATGAGGTATTCCGCCCCGCCGTTACGCAGGATTATACGCTGTCGGTTTCGGGTGGGAATGATCGCGGCACGTACCTGATTTCGGGAAATTACCTGGATCAGCAGGGTGTATTGCTCAACTCCGGTTTCAAACGGTACAGTCTGCAATTCAACCTCGAACGCAAAATTGGTAAATTACTGACGATCGGTACGAGCAACAACATTGCCTACACGACCTATCAATTAGGAAAAACCAATACGTCCGGGGCTCAGCCCAGTTTGATCAGTTCGACGATCTTCTTCCCGTCTACGTACCCGGTGAACGATCCGAATTCGGCCTTCCGGGAATCGCTGATCAATACGTCCAATCTGGCCAATCCGTACAAAACCACGCAGTCGGCCCGTGATTTTACGTACTCGACCCGCGTGTACACCACGGCGTTTGCTCAACTGAACTTTACGCCCGCCCTGAATTTCCGGCAACGCATGGGGTATAACTACAACCTCAACTCGCGGGAGATTTACTACGGACGCGATCTGAACGAAGGCCGCACGCCCGTCAATGGCTTCGGCATGGTGAGCGATAATAACTACTCGCAGTTGACGATGGAGTCGATTCTGACCTACATCAAAACGTTCGGTACGAAGCACAACATCAACGCCGTAGCCGCTTACACCTACGAAAAAGGCGTTTCCGAGTACAAAACGATGTCGGCCACGGGTTTCCCAACGGACCTTACCAAAAACTTTAACCTCCGAGCAGGTCTGCGTCCTTCACCGCTGCAAAACGGTCGGAACGACAACGCGCTGATGTCGGTACTGGGTCGGGTTAACTATAGCTACGACGGCAAATACCTCTTCACGGCTTCCTTCCGCCGTGATGGTTCCAGCAAATTTGCCATCCGCAACAAGTGGGCTAACTTTGCCTCGTTTGCTCTGGCCTGGAACGCGGGCGAAGAAGAATTCATCCGGAATTTGGGGGTATTCTCGACGCTGAAAGTGCGGACGAGTGTGGGACAAACGGGTAATCAGGGCATCGGACCTTACGGCAGTATCTACGCCACGACGATTGCCAACGTACCTTTTGGTGGATCCGAACAGAGTGGTTTTGCGGTGGATAACGGTCGCGGTCTGGTTGATCCAAACATCAAGTGGGAAACGACCACGCAGTATGATTTCGGCGTTGATTTTGGTTTCATGAATAACCGTTTCAATGTAACCGTCGATCTGTACAAGAAGCATACGAAAGACCTGCTCCAAACCATCCAGATTGCCCCCAGCAACGGCTTCAATACCATGCTGACCAATTACGGAACGGTGGAAAACAAAGGCTTGGAAATTACGGCGGTGGGAACACTGGTGCAGCAGAATGCCTTCAAGTGGGATTTGAACGCCAATATTTCCTTCAACCGAAACAAGATCATGGATCTGCCCGCCGACCAGTTTGCTCAGCGGTTGTACTACTCCTACGATAACATCTTCATCCAGCGGAATGGATACCCCATCGGCACGATCTACGGACTGGTAGAAGACGGTTACTACGACGACATTGCCGAAGTACGGGCCGATCCGCAGTTTGCCAACTGGTCAGAAACGCAGCTTCGTTCGAAACTGGGCGAGATCAAGTACAAAAACATGGATAACAATCCGGCCAGTATCAGCGAGAGTACCGACCGTACGATCATCGGTAATACCAACCCGGATTTTACCTACGGTTTTACGAACAACTTTTCCTACAAAGGTTTCAACCTCAGTATCTTCTTCCAGGGCGTACAGGGGGGCAATATCGTCAACACCAACCTGCTGAAAGTACGGATGAACCAGTTGGGCAACGTACCGCAGTGGGCCTACGATACCCGCTGGACGGAAGACAACAAAGCCGATGCCAAATGGCCCCGGGCCGATGCTTCGCAGGTACGGGTGATGTTATTCTCGGATCGGTATCTGGAGGATGCTTCTTACCTGCGACTGAAAACGGTCAACCTGGGGTATACCTTCAAGACGCCGGTGAAATACGTGGAATCACTGAATGTATACGGTAGCCTGGGCAACCTGCTGACCTTCTCGAAGTACAGCTGGTACGATCCCGACGTGAACTCCTTCGGGGGCGATGCCTCCCGCCGGGGCGTGGATATGAACTCGTATCCCAATAACCGAACCATTACGCTGGGCTTCAAAGCTTCCTTTTAA
- a CDS encoding glycoside hydrolase family 140 protein: MRFRFLFAFFFLSLLAHAQTDLRVSDNKRFLVYQNGKPFFYLGDTAWELFHRLNRADAKKYLKNRKKKGFTVIQAVVLAEHDGLRDPNAYGQVPFQNTDPSQPNEAYFAHVDYILKQADRLGLHVALLPTWGDKLHKDKWGIGPEIFNEKSIYAYGKYLGERYKHRRNIIWVIGGDRNPRKGSADVEVWRALAKGVTEGVGGADKALMTFHPQTSSSTWFHTDDWLDFNLFQTGHCADSKVWEQISQDYRLAPVKPTMDGEPLYEEIPVCFDLKKNGYADPNDVRRKAYQSLFAGAHGFTYGCNNIWQMYVPGRKGYIDPTKPWYESLDLPAAQTMPYVRKLMESRPYLDRIPDQTLVPGTNSNDPKKRIQATRGSDYAFVYASSGQPFQVQMGIISGKEVKASWYNPRTGKAQKAETLPNTGVQTFTPPSQGNDQDWVLVLDDASRSFRSL, encoded by the coding sequence ATGCGTTTTCGTTTTCTATTTGCCTTCTTCTTTCTCTCCCTGCTCGCTCACGCCCAAACGGACTTACGCGTGAGTGACAACAAACGTTTCCTGGTTTACCAAAACGGTAAACCCTTCTTTTACCTGGGTGATACAGCCTGGGAATTGTTCCACCGCCTCAACCGGGCGGATGCCAAAAAATACCTGAAAAACCGGAAGAAAAAAGGCTTTACCGTGATTCAGGCCGTAGTACTGGCCGAGCACGATGGCCTGCGGGATCCCAATGCTTACGGACAGGTTCCTTTTCAGAATACCGATCCGAGCCAGCCGAATGAGGCCTATTTCGCTCATGTGGATTACATCCTGAAGCAGGCGGACCGCCTGGGTTTGCACGTAGCCTTACTGCCAACCTGGGGGGATAAACTGCATAAAGACAAGTGGGGCATCGGGCCGGAAATTTTCAACGAGAAATCAATCTACGCTTACGGTAAATACCTCGGCGAACGCTATAAACATCGCAGAAACATCATTTGGGTGATCGGGGGTGATCGCAATCCCCGGAAAGGGTCGGCGGACGTAGAGGTTTGGCGGGCTCTGGCGAAAGGCGTGACGGAAGGCGTAGGTGGGGCGGACAAGGCCTTGATGACGTTCCATCCGCAGACGAGTTCTTCCACCTGGTTTCACACCGACGACTGGCTGGATTTTAATCTATTCCAGACGGGACATTGTGCGGACAGCAAGGTATGGGAACAGATTTCGCAGGATTACCGGCTGGCACCCGTAAAACCTACGATGGACGGTGAACCCTTGTACGAAGAAATTCCGGTGTGTTTCGACCTGAAAAAAAACGGTTACGCCGATCCAAATGACGTACGCCGGAAAGCGTACCAAAGTCTCTTTGCCGGGGCTCATGGGTTTACCTACGGCTGTAACAACATCTGGCAAATGTATGTACCGGGTCGTAAAGGCTACATTGATCCTACCAAACCCTGGTACGAGTCGCTCGACTTGCCCGCCGCCCAGACGATGCCCTACGTTCGCAAGCTTATGGAGTCGCGTCCGTATCTGGATCGAATTCCGGACCAAACCTTGGTTCCCGGTACAAATTCCAACGATCCCAAAAAACGGATTCAGGCCACGCGGGGTAGCGATTACGCCTTTGTGTATGCTTCTTCGGGACAACCCTTTCAGGTACAAATGGGTATCATTTCCGGTAAAGAGGTAAAAGCGTCCTGGTACAATCCCCGAACCGGCAAGGCTCAGAAAGCGGAGACGCTGCCCAATACCGGTGTTCAAACCTTTACCCCCCCCAGTCAAGGCAACGATCAGGATTGGGTGCTGGTACTGGATGACGCTTCGCGGTCGTTCCGTTCTTTGTAA
- a CDS encoding sugar phosphate isomerase/epimerase family protein, which produces MRRFLFFPLLALLFLSAKSAMAQRKAKSIYARDNLVAWCIVPFDTKNRGPVERAEMLNQLGITKLAYDWREKHIPTFDEEFEACRKHHIKFEAFWLYSGPNPEEDKGLQAVFEVLKRQKAKMQIWCMIGGIKGLDAMSEEEKIKAVARPVEYIADRAAELGCTVGLYNHGGWFGEPENQLKIIAYLKKPNLGIVYNFHHAEEHIERFPVFFPKMLPHLMALNLAGLKKGNPVKVVPIGQGDAEAGMMRIVQQSKYRGPIGIINEDTAPDAEVGLRLNMDGLQKILKSWGDTATLKTYQ; this is translated from the coding sequence ATGAGACGTTTTCTTTTCTTCCCGCTTCTGGCCCTGCTCTTTCTTTCCGCTAAATCCGCAATGGCTCAGCGAAAAGCGAAAAGTATCTACGCCCGCGACAATCTGGTGGCCTGGTGTATTGTGCCGTTTGATACTAAAAACCGGGGTCCGGTCGAACGGGCCGAAATGCTCAACCAGCTGGGCATTACCAAACTCGCCTACGATTGGCGGGAAAAACACATCCCGACCTTCGACGAAGAGTTTGAGGCCTGCCGGAAACACCATATAAAGTTTGAGGCTTTCTGGCTGTACTCTGGACCCAATCCGGAAGAGGACAAGGGCCTACAGGCCGTATTCGAAGTCCTGAAACGTCAGAAAGCGAAGATGCAAATCTGGTGCATGATTGGCGGCATCAAAGGCCTAGACGCCATGAGCGAGGAAGAAAAGATCAAAGCTGTTGCCCGGCCCGTTGAGTACATTGCCGATCGGGCCGCGGAGCTAGGCTGTACGGTTGGATTGTACAACCACGGCGGCTGGTTTGGCGAACCCGAAAATCAGTTGAAAATCATTGCGTACCTCAAAAAGCCTAACCTCGGAATCGTGTATAACTTCCACCACGCGGAAGAACACATCGAACGGTTCCCGGTTTTCTTCCCGAAAATGCTTCCGCACCTGATGGCCCTGAATCTGGCGGGACTGAAAAAGGGAAATCCCGTGAAAGTCGTGCCCATTGGTCAGGGTGACGCCGAAGCCGGGATGATGCGAATCGTCCAGCAAAGCAAATACCGCGGACCCATCGGGATCATCAATGAAGATACCGCACCAGATGCGGAAGTGGGCCTTCGGCTAAATATGGACGGACTCCAGAAAATTCTTAAATCCTGGGGAGATACCGCTACGCTTAAAACCTACCAGTAA
- a CDS encoding phytanoyl-CoA dioxygenase family protein, with translation MESSNKEKFERDGFVIVDVLTPQEIDDFREVMDALISPKIQSADTEKRSSSFQHLGDEIKDFGKEARQYYFHLLTKPGTESIHHAFHHPVILKTVEELLGPNLIVNNASILAANEGTEYSLGWHRDIIQIPQNEIEDWLFSPERFHNSVQINLPLVDENSLWVVPGSHNRPNTPQEDEAFRGSKHYAPVGVEMPGGIPVPLKAGQAVLYNNNLIHRGFTEKMKIPRRTLHMGYHSANFPPTWHFYLLNGDLLTPQYLDTLSPTMRRMMEEYLECRRQYPDMSQTWKWSYNFPNELAV, from the coding sequence ATGGAATCCTCTAACAAAGAAAAATTTGAACGCGACGGCTTTGTAATCGTCGATGTATTGACACCACAGGAAATCGATGATTTCCGCGAAGTGATGGATGCCTTGATCAGTCCAAAAATTCAATCGGCTGATACAGAGAAGCGTAGTTCATCCTTTCAACACTTAGGGGATGAAATCAAGGACTTTGGCAAAGAGGCCCGGCAGTACTACTTCCACCTGCTTACCAAGCCGGGTACGGAGTCGATTCACCACGCCTTTCACCACCCCGTGATTCTGAAGACGGTGGAAGAGCTGCTCGGGCCGAATCTAATTGTCAATAACGCTTCGATTCTGGCTGCGAATGAAGGGACGGAATACTCGCTGGGCTGGCACCGCGACATCATCCAGATTCCGCAGAATGAAATTGAAGACTGGCTGTTCTCGCCCGAACGCTTTCACAACAGCGTACAGATTAACCTGCCGCTGGTAGATGAAAACTCGCTTTGGGTGGTTCCCGGCAGCCACAACCGGCCCAATACGCCGCAAGAAGACGAAGCCTTTCGGGGATCGAAACATTACGCCCCCGTGGGGGTTGAAATGCCCGGCGGCATTCCCGTGCCTTTGAAAGCGGGTCAGGCGGTTTTGTACAACAATAATCTGATTCACCGGGGGTTCACGGAAAAAATGAAGATTCCCCGTCGGACCTTACACATGGGCTATCACAGTGCAAACTTCCCGCCGACCTGGCATTTTTACCTGCTCAACGGCGATCTGCTGACGCCCCAGTACCTCGACACGCTTAGTCCGACGATGCGACGCATGATGGAAGAGTACCTTGAATGCCGTCGCCAGTATCCTGATATGAGTCAGACCTGGAAGTGGTCGTACAATTTTCCCAATGAACTCGCCGTGTAA
- a CDS encoding Gfo/Idh/MocA family protein, with protein MEKQLNVGIVGTKFMGKAHSNAWKKAPLFFDVSAQPILKVACGRHEASLKEFAQQWGWQETETDWKKLVARPDIDIIDIALPQQLHYEVALAAAKEGKHIFCEKPLAMNSQQAEEMLKVCEDHKVVHYLNHNYRRTPAVALAKRMIDEGKIGRIFHWRCAYQQDWIVDPSFPLTWQLRKETAQAGPQWDLNSHAVDLAHFLIGDIATVSALTTNFIKERPLADESTSGNLKAESKGDAKGEVTVEDAALMLVQFANGAIGSFEATRFATGKKNGLTFEIYGSKGSLLFDLERMNELQYYSREDAEGYQGFRTILATDGSHPYMQHWWPAGHIIGYEHAFVHAVVDFIDAIETKQTITPNFSDGLKILRVLEAGLTSAERHQQVIIS; from the coding sequence ATGGAAAAACAACTCAACGTCGGTATCGTCGGTACCAAGTTCATGGGCAAGGCCCACAGCAACGCCTGGAAAAAAGCACCGTTATTTTTTGATGTATCGGCTCAACCGATCCTGAAAGTCGCCTGCGGACGGCACGAAGCTTCCCTCAAGGAATTTGCCCAACAGTGGGGATGGCAGGAAACGGAGACGGACTGGAAGAAACTCGTCGCCCGTCCCGACATCGATATTATTGACATTGCTCTGCCCCAACAATTACACTATGAAGTGGCTTTAGCGGCGGCGAAGGAAGGCAAACACATTTTCTGCGAAAAACCGCTGGCGATGAATAGTCAGCAGGCGGAAGAGATGCTGAAGGTATGCGAAGACCATAAGGTTGTTCATTACCTCAACCACAACTACCGCCGTACGCCCGCCGTTGCTCTGGCCAAACGCATGATCGACGAAGGCAAAATCGGCCGGATTTTTCACTGGCGGTGTGCCTATCAGCAGGACTGGATTGTAGACCCCAGTTTTCCGCTTACTTGGCAACTCCGCAAAGAAACCGCTCAGGCCGGACCCCAGTGGGATTTGAACTCGCACGCAGTGGATCTGGCTCATTTTCTCATAGGCGACATCGCGACGGTTTCGGCCCTAACGACCAACTTCATCAAGGAACGCCCGCTGGCCGATGAATCAACTTCGGGCAATCTTAAAGCTGAAAGCAAGGGTGACGCAAAAGGAGAGGTAACCGTCGAAGATGCCGCCCTGATGCTCGTTCAGTTTGCCAATGGAGCCATCGGTTCATTTGAAGCGACGCGATTTGCAACGGGTAAGAAAAACGGTCTGACGTTCGAAATCTACGGCAGTAAGGGCAGTCTGCTGTTCGATCTGGAACGGATGAACGAATTGCAGTACTACTCCCGCGAAGACGCTGAAGGGTACCAGGGTTTCCGGACCATTTTGGCGACCGATGGCTCGCATCCCTACATGCAGCACTGGTGGCCCGCCGGGCACATCATCGGCTATGAACACGCCTTCGTGCACGCCGTGGTGGATTTTATTGACGCGATTGAAACCAAACAAACCATTACACCCAATTTCTCGGATGGCCTGAAGATTCTTCGGGTACTCGAGGCCGGACTTACCTCCGCCGAAAGGCACCAGCAAGTGATTATCAGTTAA
- a CDS encoding RagB/SusD family nutrient uptake outer membrane protein: MKKIHIALVALVLSSTSCKDALKETPYDFVGPDQVGTTTEADAKLWVNGVLNTLNSGSFFQYAVYNRPLEVDADDVTGKDYAFQAMGAGNFQSTSDINTFWGGPYTLIERCNFAITKVSQITIDDASKNNALGQLYFLRGWAYYMLVRAYGPIPIFKKSVTEGENTNQPRASVPDVYAHIIENLKMAETMLYTRTNARYETGRLSQEAAKTLLAKVYVTMASGALKGAQVTVLGGRQRETVNGVVRRIQPTATTYTKSVVAGHESFDAAQYFKLARDKAKEVIDMQKAGSPIDLFPRYMDTWAIGNRNKGEHLWQMNAITGSEIFGNFLSYHYVGYLMANGSIDGALYAMSDHWYELFEEKDQRITEGVQHRWRMFSNAAWHYYPAKDSLKVKNSGTVPTAEGYQPTDVYSADQFHTAKLSKYAQVSDRTVQRSDMPFPFLRYAETLLIFAEAENEVNGPTADAYEALNKVRRRSGASDAANLNQQQLRSFILQERQRELALEGHRAWDIRRWGIYLQVMNAIDIDANNIIKRRQEKHLLLPLPLNEINGNTAINENNPGW, translated from the coding sequence ATGAAAAAGATACATATAGCATTAGTAGCCCTGGTACTGTCCAGCACGTCCTGCAAGGATGCTTTGAAAGAAACGCCGTATGATTTCGTTGGTCCCGATCAGGTAGGAACGACTACCGAAGCTGACGCCAAGCTCTGGGTCAATGGCGTACTGAATACCTTGAACAGCGGCTCCTTTTTTCAGTATGCCGTCTATAACCGTCCGCTGGAAGTGGACGCCGACGATGTAACCGGCAAGGATTACGCATTCCAGGCGATGGGAGCGGGGAACTTCCAGTCTACCTCCGACATCAACACCTTCTGGGGCGGACCTTATACCCTGATCGAACGCTGCAATTTCGCCATTACGAAAGTCAGCCAGATCACGATTGACGATGCTTCGAAAAACAACGCCCTCGGTCAATTGTACTTCCTTAGGGGCTGGGCGTATTACATGCTCGTTCGGGCGTACGGACCCATCCCCATCTTCAAAAAATCCGTAACCGAAGGCGAAAACACGAACCAGCCCCGGGCCTCCGTACCTGACGTGTACGCCCACATCATCGAAAACCTGAAAATGGCCGAGACGATGCTGTACACCCGCACCAACGCCCGCTACGAAACGGGTCGGCTGAGTCAGGAAGCGGCAAAAACCTTACTGGCTAAAGTCTACGTAACGATGGCTTCCGGAGCCCTAAAGGGAGCCCAGGTCACCGTACTGGGTGGCCGGCAACGGGAGACGGTCAACGGCGTCGTGCGTCGCATCCAGCCGACGGCCACTACCTACACCAAGAGCGTGGTAGCGGGTCACGAATCCTTTGACGCCGCTCAGTACTTCAAACTGGCCCGCGATAAAGCCAAGGAAGTAATTGACATGCAAAAAGCCGGTTCACCCATCGATCTGTTCCCGCGGTACATGGATACCTGGGCTATTGGCAACCGCAACAAGGGCGAGCACCTCTGGCAGATGAACGCCATCACGGGATCGGAGATTTTCGGTAACTTCCTGTCGTACCATTACGTAGGGTATCTGATGGCGAACGGTTCCATCGACGGGGCCCTGTACGCCATGTCGGACCACTGGTACGAACTCTTCGAGGAAAAAGACCAGCGAATTACCGAAGGCGTACAGCACCGCTGGCGGATGTTCAGTAACGCCGCCTGGCATTACTACCCCGCTAAAGACAGTCTGAAAGTGAAAAACAGTGGGACTGTACCCACGGCGGAAGGTTACCAGCCTACGGATGTTTATTCCGCCGACCAGTTTCATACGGCCAAGCTGAGCAAGTACGCTCAGGTCTCTGACCGGACGGTACAGCGTTCGGATATGCCCTTTCCGTTCCTGCGGTACGCCGAAACCTTACTAATTTTTGCCGAAGCCGAAAACGAAGTCAACGGTCCAACGGCTGATGCCTACGAGGCTCTTAACAAAGTACGTCGTCGCAGTGGAGCCAGCGATGCTGCCAACCTCAATCAGCAGCAATTGCGTTCCTTCATCTTGCAGGAACGTCAACGCGAACTGGCCCTGGAAGGACACCGGGCCTGGGATATTCGCCGCTGGGGCATCTACCTGCAAGTCATGAATGCCATTGATATTGACGCCAATAACATCATCAAACGTCGTCAGGAGAAACATTTGTTGTTGCCGCTGCCGCTGAACGAAATCAACGGAAATACGGCCATCAATGAAAACAATCCGGGCTGGTAA
- a CDS encoding sugar phosphate isomerase/epimerase family protein — protein MKVGIDSYCYHRLFGEVYAGQNQPDKILTFEDFLTKTETLGIDGVSLESCFIPKFDKAYLEGVKAHLDRTGLDRVYAWGHPDGLEGGKNERAFEEMIEHIEYAQQIGAPVMRVVGSSLMFRFEPHGPQLEKLTRMFSEATKIAERYGVKLAVENHIDYNSDEILQLIQGVNSPYFGVNFDSGNFLRVLDDPIQAMEKLAPYVFATHIKDLKPVKGVPVNEWYFFSCVPTGEGLIPNERLAELLSQHNYQGFLAVEVDFLHPDYTDREEEVVKQSIQALRSLTKTL, from the coding sequence ATGAAAGTTGGCATCGACAGCTACTGTTACCACCGCCTGTTTGGCGAAGTATACGCCGGACAAAATCAGCCCGACAAAATCCTGACGTTTGAAGATTTTCTGACGAAAACGGAAACGCTGGGCATTGACGGGGTATCCCTCGAATCGTGCTTCATCCCCAAATTCGACAAGGCGTATCTCGAGGGTGTCAAAGCCCATCTCGACCGCACGGGCCTCGACCGTGTGTATGCCTGGGGTCATCCCGACGGGCTGGAAGGCGGCAAGAACGAGCGGGCGTTTGAGGAAATGATCGAGCACATCGAATACGCCCAGCAGATTGGAGCCCCAGTGATGCGAGTCGTCGGCAGTAGTCTGATGTTTCGCTTTGAGCCGCACGGTCCGCAGCTCGAAAAGCTGACCCGAATGTTTTCCGAAGCCACAAAAATAGCCGAGCGATACGGCGTGAAACTGGCCGTTGAAAACCACATTGATTACAACTCAGACGAAATTCTGCAACTGATTCAGGGCGTAAACTCGCCGTATTTTGGCGTGAATTTCGACTCCGGAAATTTTCTGCGGGTGCTCGATGATCCCATCCAGGCGATGGAGAAACTGGCCCCGTACGTATTCGCCACGCACATCAAAGACCTGAAACCGGTCAAAGGCGTGCCCGTTAACGAGTGGTATTTCTTTTCCTGCGTACCCACGGGCGAGGGCCTGATTCCCAACGAACGCCTCGCCGAGCTTTTAAGTCAGCATAACTATCAGGGCTTCCTAGCAGTGGAGGTCGATTTTCTGCACCCCGATTATACCGACCGGGAAGAAGAAGTCGTCAAACAAAGCATACAGGCGCTCCGTTCACTGACTAAAACGCTCTAA